From Bos taurus isolate L1 Dominette 01449 registration number 42190680 breed Hereford chromosome 29, ARS-UCD2.0, whole genome shotgun sequence, a single genomic window includes:
- the OR8G5B gene encoding olfactory receptor family 8 subfamily G member 5B isoform X1: MSLDKMAKGNHSSVTEFILTGLTEQSQLQLPLFLLFLGIYVVTVVGNLGMITLIGLSSHLHTPMYYFLSSLSFIDLCHSTVITPKMLMNFVTEKNIISYPECITQLYFFLLFAISECHMLAAMAYDRYVAVCSPLLYNITMSHQACFSLICGVYMMGVVCAFSHTGCMLRVHFCKFNVINHYFCDLLPLLKLSCSSTYVNKLLVLCFGSLNIFAPILTILSSYIFIISSILHIRSTEGRSKVFSTCSSHISAVTIFYGSAAFMYLQPSSVSSMDQGKVSSVFYTIIVPMLNPLIYSLRNKDVNVAMKKMLDKRIFL, encoded by the exons ATGTCCCTGG ATAAAATGGCAAAAGGAAATCACTCCTCAGTGACTGAGTTTATCCTCACTGGACTTACAGAACAGTCACAACTCCAGCTgcctcttttcctcctcttcctaggAATCTATGTGGTCACGGTGGTGGGGAATCTGGGCATGATCACACTGATTGGGCTCAGTTCTCacctgcacacccccatgtactattTCCTCAGCAGCTTGTCCTTCATTGACCTCTGTCATTCCACTGTCATTACCCCCAAAATGCTGATGAACTTTGTGACAGAGAAGAACATCATCTCTTACCCTGAATGCATAACTCAGCTTTACTTCTTCCTCCTTTTTGCTATCTCTGAGTGTCACATGTTGGCTGCAATGGCATATGACCGCTATGTTGCCGTCTGTAGCCCCTTGCTGTATAATATTACCATGTCCCATCAGGCCTGTTTCTCCCTCATTTGTGGAGTGTATATGATGGGAGTGGTATGTGCATTCTCTCACACAGGCTGCATGCTTAGGGTTCATTTCTGCAAATTCAATGTGATCAACCATTATTTCTGTGATCTTCTGCCTCTCCTAAAGCTCTCCTGCTCTAGCACCTATGTCAACAAATTACTGGTCCTATGTTTTGGTTCACTTAACATCTTTGCCCCGATCCTGACCATCCTCAGCTCCTACATCTTCATCATTTCCAGCATCCTCCACATTCGTTCCACGGAGGGCAGGTCCAAAGTCTTCAGCACATGCAGCTCCCACATCTCAGCTGTCACTATTTTCTATGGATCTGCGGCATTCATGTACCTACAGCCATCATCTGTGAGCTCCATGGACCAAGGGAAAGTGTCCTCTGTGTTTTATACTATTATCGTGCCCATGCTTAATCCCCTGATCTACAGCCTCAGAAATAAAGATGTCAATGTTGCCATGAAGAAAATGCTTgacaaaagaatatttttgtgA
- the OR8G5B gene encoding olfactory receptor family 8 subfamily G member 5B — MAKGNHSSVTEFILTGLTEQSQLQLPLFLLFLGIYVVTVVGNLGMITLIGLSSHLHTPMYYFLSSLSFIDLCHSTVITPKMLMNFVTEKNIISYPECITQLYFFLLFAISECHMLAAMAYDRYVAVCSPLLYNITMSHQACFSLICGVYMMGVVCAFSHTGCMLRVHFCKFNVINHYFCDLLPLLKLSCSSTYVNKLLVLCFGSLNIFAPILTILSSYIFIISSILHIRSTEGRSKVFSTCSSHISAVTIFYGSAAFMYLQPSSVSSMDQGKVSSVFYTIIVPMLNPLIYSLRNKDVNVAMKKMLDKRIFL; from the coding sequence ATGGCAAAAGGAAATCACTCCTCAGTGACTGAGTTTATCCTCACTGGACTTACAGAACAGTCACAACTCCAGCTgcctcttttcctcctcttcctaggAATCTATGTGGTCACGGTGGTGGGGAATCTGGGCATGATCACACTGATTGGGCTCAGTTCTCacctgcacacccccatgtactattTCCTCAGCAGCTTGTCCTTCATTGACCTCTGTCATTCCACTGTCATTACCCCCAAAATGCTGATGAACTTTGTGACAGAGAAGAACATCATCTCTTACCCTGAATGCATAACTCAGCTTTACTTCTTCCTCCTTTTTGCTATCTCTGAGTGTCACATGTTGGCTGCAATGGCATATGACCGCTATGTTGCCGTCTGTAGCCCCTTGCTGTATAATATTACCATGTCCCATCAGGCCTGTTTCTCCCTCATTTGTGGAGTGTATATGATGGGAGTGGTATGTGCATTCTCTCACACAGGCTGCATGCTTAGGGTTCATTTCTGCAAATTCAATGTGATCAACCATTATTTCTGTGATCTTCTGCCTCTCCTAAAGCTCTCCTGCTCTAGCACCTATGTCAACAAATTACTGGTCCTATGTTTTGGTTCACTTAACATCTTTGCCCCGATCCTGACCATCCTCAGCTCCTACATCTTCATCATTTCCAGCATCCTCCACATTCGTTCCACGGAGGGCAGGTCCAAAGTCTTCAGCACATGCAGCTCCCACATCTCAGCTGTCACTATTTTCTATGGATCTGCGGCATTCATGTACCTACAGCCATCATCTGTGAGCTCCATGGACCAAGGGAAAGTGTCCTCTGTGTTTTATACTATTATCGTGCCCATGCTTAATCCCCTGATCTACAGCCTCAGAAATAAAGATGTCAATGTTGCCATGAAGAAAATGCTTgacaaaagaatatttttgtgA